A genomic segment from Lytechinus variegatus isolate NC3 chromosome 10, Lvar_3.0, whole genome shotgun sequence encodes:
- the LOC121422840 gene encoding 28S ribosomal protein S7, mitochondrial-like, translating to MALPTRAYGLSSKLESWLPLLTQVRYSRYKPAYVPPVVDRQSYEDGSLPLDISTPVKAAVGDITSAFTYDPLVHKFVNVMNKKGQKETVSKIMEKTFEIIKSKQVEKYNKASEMDKSSLETNPRVIFTKAIENCKPSLGLVTIKRGGKNYQVPSPLKDNRRRFLAMKWIIQECEKKPLKMHMPEKLAQELLDAFHNQGNVVKRKHDLHRQCEANRAYAHFRWW from the exons atggcgctGCCCACGAGAGCTTATGGATTGTCATCAAAACTTGAATCATGGCTTCCTCT GCTCACCCAGGTGAGGTATAGTCGCTACAAACCAGCCTATGTTCCTCCTGTTGTCGACAGACAGTCATACGAGGATGGTTCCCTTCCACTGGACATCAGCACACCGGTCAAGGCGGCCGTAGGAGACATCACTTCAGCCTTCACCTATGATCCATTGGTCCA TAAATTTGTGAATGTGATGAACAAGAAGGGACAAAAGGAGACAGTTTCTAAGATCATGGAGAAG aCCTTTGAAATCATCAAGTCGAAGCAGGTTGAGAAGTACAACAAGGCATCTGAGATGGATAAGTCCAGTCTGGAGACCAATCCTAGAGTCATCTTCACTAAGGCCATAGAGAACTGCAAGCCATCCCTAGGTCTCGTTACTATCAAGCGAGGGGGCAAGAACTATCAG GTTCCATCACCTCTGAAGGATAATAGAAGACGGTTTCTCGCCATGAAATGGATAATACAGGAATGTGAGAAGAAACCACTCAAGATGCACATGCCAGAGAAACTAGCTCAAGAATTACTGGATGCATTTCATAATCAG GGCAATGTAGTGAAGAGGAAACATGATCTACACAGGCAGTGTGAAGCAAACAGAGCGTATGCACACTTTAGATGGTGGTGA